The following proteins come from a genomic window of Edaphobacter sp. 4G125:
- a CDS encoding N-acetylglucosamine kinase yields MALYLAVDLGGTKTEYVLADETRELARVRGGTIKRMRTDEGTADQNFIQALAELEKKSGLSIRDVARSCVGAAGITVALVTDWVRKVFAEHVGGELILVGDVEIALDGAFFGGPGVLVMAGTGSNVAGRSSTGRLTTAGGYGPALGDQGSGARIGQQALRDIFIAIDEERETTLLPAILKLWDLPGIDELVGYANRIPSPDLTKLAPVVLACAEAGDAVAQQVLHREAEELAHLVRIVINRLRKDDPRPDWIPDLAFTGSILEHVAPVREGIVEELRRDTPALKVIPGMVDPLLGALWRARHG; encoded by the coding sequence TTGGCGCTTTATCTTGCCGTAGATCTTGGTGGAACCAAAACAGAGTATGTTCTTGCCGACGAGACGCGCGAGCTTGCGCGCGTTCGTGGGGGCACAATCAAACGCATGCGTACGGATGAGGGGACGGCAGACCAGAACTTCATTCAAGCATTAGCAGAGCTGGAGAAAAAGAGCGGGTTGTCGATCAGGGATGTCGCACGAAGCTGTGTTGGAGCAGCAGGAATTACGGTGGCACTGGTGACAGATTGGGTCCGCAAGGTCTTTGCAGAACACGTGGGCGGCGAGCTGATTCTTGTTGGGGATGTCGAGATTGCGCTGGATGGCGCATTTTTTGGTGGCCCTGGCGTTCTGGTCATGGCGGGCACAGGCTCAAATGTCGCAGGGCGTTCGAGCACAGGAAGATTGACCACTGCAGGCGGATATGGTCCGGCACTGGGTGATCAGGGCTCTGGAGCCAGGATTGGCCAGCAGGCGTTGCGGGATATCTTTATTGCCATCGATGAAGAGCGAGAGACGACACTTTTGCCTGCCATCCTGAAGCTGTGGGATCTACCGGGAATCGATGAGCTGGTAGGGTATGCGAACCGGATACCTTCTCCGGATCTGACGAAGCTGGCTCCTGTCGTGCTCGCCTGCGCTGAGGCAGGCGATGCCGTAGCACAGCAGGTGCTTCACCGTGAAGCGGAGGAACTGGCCCACCTTGTACGGATCGTGATCAACCGTCTTCGCAAAGATGACCCACGGCCAGACTGGATTCCAGACCTGGCTTTTACCGGGAGCATTCTGGAGCACGTAGCTCCGGTGCGCGAGGGTATCGTGGAGGAGCTTCGACGCGATACCCCCGCACTCAAGGTTATTCCAGGAATGGTCGATCCTCTGCTGGGAGCCCTTTGGAGGGCCCGCCACGGATAA
- a CDS encoding glycoside hydrolase family 125 protein, giving the protein MDILRATPSRRQFLRSATAVTLLPGSLHASQQSSDASPQTSPDFPATKAPWDMSKGRPAPSERRFVSDAVEAFLKERSTHIADPTLNTLFNNCFPNTLDTTVEPGTFEGKPDTAVITGDIPAMWLRDSSAQVWPYLPLAKNDRRLRNLLEGVIRRQARCILIDPYANAFMADLNAPPLSWSLKDKTDLKRGVGERKWEIDSLCYPIRLSHGYWKETGDAGPFDQRWREAMKLIVSTFRVQQRKNGDGPYRFQRISDISTETLPASGLGNPVKPVGLIASGFRPSDDACIFPFLVPSNLFAVTSLRQLAEMAKTILHDDALANEAAALATEVEQALQQHAIASTPEGTIWAFEIDGFGSQLLMDDTNVPSLLALPYLASSPDPALYARTRAFCWSERNPWFFRGSAGEGIGGPHVGRDMIWPMSQVIYAFTSTRNDEIRHSLQMLKQSAVGFGFMHESYFKDDPQRFTRAWFAWANTLFGELLGTLAETHPELLRA; this is encoded by the coding sequence ATGGATATTTTGCGAGCCACACCGTCCCGACGCCAATTTCTTCGTTCCGCCACCGCCGTCACGCTTCTTCCTGGATCTCTTCATGCGAGCCAGCAGTCGAGTGATGCCTCTCCGCAGACATCGCCAGACTTTCCCGCCACCAAAGCTCCCTGGGATATGTCGAAGGGGCGCCCCGCGCCTTCAGAACGTCGCTTCGTCAGCGATGCCGTTGAGGCCTTTCTGAAAGAACGTTCCACGCACATTGCTGATCCAACGCTCAATACCCTCTTTAATAACTGCTTTCCCAACACACTGGATACCACGGTCGAACCCGGCACCTTCGAGGGCAAACCCGATACCGCCGTAATCACAGGCGATATCCCCGCCATGTGGCTGCGCGATTCCTCTGCTCAGGTCTGGCCGTATCTTCCGCTTGCCAAAAACGATCGACGGCTGCGCAATCTGCTCGAAGGTGTCATCCGGCGACAAGCTCGCTGTATCCTCATCGATCCCTACGCAAACGCCTTCATGGCCGACCTCAACGCTCCTCCTCTGTCCTGGAGCCTCAAGGACAAGACCGATCTGAAACGCGGCGTGGGAGAACGCAAGTGGGAGATCGACTCTCTCTGCTACCCCATTCGCCTTTCGCATGGTTATTGGAAAGAGACAGGCGATGCCGGTCCATTCGATCAACGGTGGCGTGAAGCCATGAAGCTCATCGTCAGCACCTTCCGCGTCCAGCAACGCAAGAATGGCGATGGACCCTATCGTTTTCAGCGCATCTCCGATATATCTACCGAGACACTTCCCGCTTCTGGCCTTGGCAATCCCGTTAAACCCGTAGGGCTCATCGCCTCGGGATTCCGCCCCTCAGACGATGCCTGCATCTTCCCTTTTCTCGTTCCCTCGAATCTCTTCGCCGTCACCTCTCTTCGCCAGCTCGCAGAGATGGCAAAGACCATCCTCCACGACGATGCACTCGCAAACGAGGCAGCCGCTCTCGCTACCGAAGTGGAGCAAGCACTACAGCAGCACGCAATCGCTTCAACCCCCGAAGGAACAATCTGGGCCTTTGAGATCGATGGCTTCGGAAGCCAGCTCCTGATGGACGATACAAATGTACCGAGCCTGCTAGCGCTTCCCTACCTCGCCAGTTCACCCGATCCTGCTCTTTATGCCCGCACTCGTGCCTTCTGCTGGAGCGAACGCAATCCCTGGTTCTTCCGTGGAAGCGCAGGGGAAGGCATCGGAGGTCCGCATGTTGGCCGCGACATGATCTGGCCTATGTCGCAGGTTATCTATGCTTTCACCAGCACACGCAACGATGAGATTCGCCACTCATTACAGATGTTGAAACAATCGGCCGTCGGGTTTGGATTTATGCACGAAAGCTACTTCAAAGACGATCCTCAGCGCTTCACCCGTGCATGGTTCGCCTGGGCCAACACGCTCTTCGGCGAACTGCTCGGCACACTTGCCGAAACGCATCCTGAGCTTCTGCGAGCATGA
- a CDS encoding GH92 family glycosyl hydrolase: MISRRRFLGRSAAVCAASALPLDNIALAAVSPSEDPLRWVDARIGTGGHGHCFPGAALPFGMVQLSPDTFNDGWDWCSGYHVSDNSIMGFSHTHLSGTGCGDLLDFLVMAGTGTAHLVPGDRSNPDTGYRSRFDHADERMEPGYYSVLLKDYKVRAELTATERTGLHRYTFPASDQAYLILDLQHGYGPGAGPCDSAELRQVAPDTLAGGRRTSAWGKNRHAYFTLKVSKRPDRIVFYSDDKEVPAPTGSEELKGKNLKCVLYFKTKANERILVKTGISGVDSDGAAKNLVAEAPEWEFDKARTKARETWRRQLSKISVAGANETHKHIFYTALYHLSLGPTLYDDVDGRYRGMDNQIHTLATGEHNFSTFSLWDTFRAAHPTYTLIEQERVPLFVNTLIRMAEQSPEGMPIWPLMSTETGTMTGYHSAAVISEACNKGFTGIDYEKAYGLMMKRAMVDDWRGLGYYRKLGYIPADREGESVSKTFEYCYDDWSIAHVARKLGKSDDAAMLAKRSTNYRNYFDKSVGFMRPKLEDGSWTSPFRPIDMGHSKKWRDYTESNAWQTTFGVQHDAAGLIELFGGNEPFVTKLDGLFTAPSDLPEDAPPDIAGLVGQYAHGNEPSHHIAYLYVYAGAPHKTQARVRSLLETMYAAKPDGMQGNEDVGQMSAWYILSALGFYPVDPVSGNYILGSPLFENATVDLGKGKKLEIVVERKDPAHQYIQSFSLNGKAQQRTWFHHSEIAQGGKLLFTMGPEPNPSLGSAESSLPPSLHLG; encoded by the coding sequence ATGATCAGCCGTAGAAGATTTCTTGGGCGTAGCGCTGCCGTGTGCGCTGCCAGCGCTCTTCCTTTGGACAATATTGCCCTTGCTGCCGTGAGTCCTTCAGAAGATCCGCTTCGTTGGGTGGATGCTCGGATCGGTACCGGAGGACATGGGCATTGCTTTCCTGGAGCTGCGCTGCCGTTCGGAATGGTGCAACTGAGCCCGGATACCTTCAACGATGGATGGGACTGGTGCTCGGGCTATCACGTCTCCGATAACTCCATTATGGGATTTAGCCATACGCATCTGAGCGGGACCGGTTGCGGCGACCTGCTTGATTTTCTGGTCATGGCAGGAACAGGTACAGCACATCTTGTTCCGGGAGATCGCAGCAATCCGGACACAGGGTATCGCTCGCGTTTTGACCATGCAGACGAACGGATGGAGCCTGGCTACTACTCTGTCCTGTTGAAGGACTACAAAGTACGCGCGGAGTTGACTGCGACCGAACGCACAGGGCTGCATCGTTACACATTTCCTGCAAGCGATCAGGCTTACCTGATCCTCGATTTGCAGCACGGATATGGCCCAGGAGCCGGGCCATGCGATTCTGCTGAGCTGCGTCAGGTTGCTCCCGATACTCTCGCGGGTGGAAGAAGGACTTCGGCATGGGGAAAGAATCGTCATGCTTATTTCACTCTGAAGGTTTCCAAGCGTCCGGATCGCATCGTCTTCTACTCGGACGACAAGGAAGTTCCTGCCCCTACCGGATCGGAAGAGCTGAAGGGGAAGAATCTGAAGTGCGTTCTCTACTTCAAGACGAAGGCGAATGAGCGCATTCTGGTGAAGACCGGCATCTCAGGTGTCGATAGCGATGGTGCGGCAAAGAATCTTGTTGCAGAGGCCCCGGAATGGGAGTTTGATAAAGCTCGTACCAAGGCGCGTGAAACCTGGCGACGGCAACTCTCGAAGATCAGCGTGGCCGGCGCGAATGAGACGCATAAGCACATCTTCTATACGGCTCTCTATCACTTGTCGTTAGGGCCAACTCTTTATGACGATGTGGATGGACGCTATCGCGGCATGGACAATCAGATCCATACGCTGGCTACCGGTGAGCATAATTTCTCCACGTTTTCGTTGTGGGACACTTTTAGGGCCGCACATCCGACGTATACGCTTATCGAACAGGAGCGCGTGCCGCTATTCGTAAATACGTTGATCCGTATGGCCGAACAGAGCCCCGAAGGAATGCCGATATGGCCGTTGATGTCGACTGAGACAGGAACGATGACCGGGTATCACTCGGCAGCGGTGATCTCTGAGGCCTGCAATAAAGGGTTCACCGGCATCGACTACGAGAAAGCTTATGGCTTGATGATGAAGCGTGCGATGGTCGATGACTGGCGAGGTCTTGGCTACTATCGCAAGCTCGGCTACATCCCTGCGGATCGAGAAGGCGAATCCGTCTCGAAGACCTTCGAGTATTGTTACGACGACTGGTCGATCGCTCATGTCGCACGCAAGTTAGGGAAGAGCGACGATGCTGCAATGTTAGCGAAGCGCTCTACGAACTACCGCAACTACTTTGATAAGTCGGTTGGATTTATGCGGCCTAAGCTCGAAGATGGGAGTTGGACTTCGCCTTTCCGTCCGATTGACATGGGCCATTCGAAGAAGTGGCGCGACTATACCGAGTCCAATGCGTGGCAAACGACCTTTGGAGTTCAACACGATGCGGCAGGCCTGATTGAGTTGTTTGGTGGAAACGAGCCCTTTGTCACGAAACTCGATGGGCTTTTTACCGCTCCGAGCGATCTCCCAGAGGATGCACCGCCGGATATTGCGGGCCTGGTAGGCCAGTATGCGCACGGCAATGAGCCATCGCACCATATTGCGTATCTGTATGTCTATGCGGGAGCACCGCACAAGACCCAGGCACGCGTTCGCAGCCTTTTGGAGACGATGTATGCCGCCAAACCCGATGGAATGCAGGGTAACGAAGATGTCGGGCAGATGTCGGCGTGGTACATTCTCAGCGCTTTGGGGTTCTATCCCGTCGATCCGGTGAGCGGAAACTATATCTTGGGCTCGCCTTTGTTTGAGAATGCAACGGTGGATCTTGGCAAAGGTAAGAAACTTGAGATTGTCGTTGAACGGAAAGACCCAGCTCACCAATACATTCAGTCATTCTCGTTGAATGGAAAGGCACAGCAGCGTACCTGGTTCCATCACTCAGAGATTGCGCAGGGAGGAAAGCTGCTCTTTACCATGGGGCCTGAACCGAATCCTTCCTTGGGTTCAGCGGAAAGCTCGTTACCTCCATCACTGCATCTTGGATAG
- a CDS encoding FUSC family protein — MNGEAASMELHPKATGESRAASFYRLLRSELNWYPGRPILVLRMVLACTFVMFCIIVFRIPGGVLGAYSPLLISRDSFRSTKRSAAWIAGACTLGTIEVVLGAMLSTGSPFLHLMWVWVSLFAVFYLVSIMRVYEAALSLGLFITNTIGIWDQAVTADLRLRQTLFMLLAILLGCLVTVLIEFVFSRAHRSGAVIEGIEERIAIVEKTLQNYISGWADSGNLARDLRRYSTRGIETLRAYINHAEYSFETEQRLLTAVILMGRLVDLCLPLVDNKYASSPADENLCHVLIQKLRTLKESLANDQAAEWIDLQEEHLVHNPLLVEIERTVELLSESFSQTMWDRGENRPIASPRRQNFHFFVSDAFSGRKHFKFAVRGTLSAIACYMLYMSVGWTGLNASIATCILTALPVTGAARHKQLMRFGGIVIGACVIGFAAQVTILPQIDSILSYTFLFAAMISIGAWVATSGPRIAYAGVQIVFAYELVNLGRFSLTSSLIPARDTVLGIMLGIGAMWLIFDHFWDKSATESIRDTLTATIRQIADLSKSQLADPSIQDKILESNTRDVIRNFDKIWSMLDASLFEPYPKAPSEEIVLQQARRYLPRLRALLLIKTGLIHHAIASEENAPDALAIHAMALSRQTLYQLAQKIEGGEAFSPLNPTLRLDRPASETQGNDVTTKRLTTSLYAILREIQIA; from the coding sequence ATGAATGGGGAAGCCGCCTCGATGGAACTCCACCCCAAAGCCACTGGAGAATCTCGGGCTGCCTCCTTCTATCGACTTCTACGGAGCGAGTTGAATTGGTATCCAGGGCGCCCGATCCTGGTTTTACGAATGGTGCTGGCGTGCACTTTCGTCATGTTCTGCATTATCGTCTTCCGCATTCCGGGAGGCGTTTTAGGAGCCTATTCGCCTCTTCTCATCTCCCGCGATAGTTTCCGCTCGACCAAGCGATCGGCAGCGTGGATCGCGGGAGCCTGCACGCTAGGAACGATCGAAGTCGTTCTCGGAGCGATGCTGTCGACCGGTTCACCTTTCCTTCATCTGATGTGGGTTTGGGTAAGTCTGTTTGCTGTCTTCTACCTGGTGAGCATTATGCGAGTGTATGAAGCAGCGCTTTCTCTGGGACTTTTTATTACAAACACAATCGGCATCTGGGATCAGGCCGTAACGGCTGACCTACGGCTGCGGCAAACGCTGTTCATGCTTCTCGCGATCCTTCTCGGATGCCTTGTGACCGTGCTGATCGAGTTTGTGTTTTCACGTGCACATCGCTCTGGAGCAGTCATTGAAGGGATTGAGGAGAGAATCGCGATTGTGGAGAAAACTCTTCAAAACTATATCTCCGGGTGGGCTGACAGCGGCAACCTGGCTCGCGATCTTCGCCGCTATTCAACGCGCGGCATCGAGACGCTACGAGCTTATATCAATCATGCCGAATACTCATTCGAAACCGAGCAACGCCTTTTGACCGCTGTTATTCTGATGGGCAGGCTTGTCGATCTTTGCCTGCCACTTGTCGACAACAAGTATGCCTCCTCTCCCGCCGATGAAAACCTGTGCCATGTCCTGATTCAAAAACTCAGAACATTGAAGGAGAGCCTTGCGAACGATCAGGCTGCCGAGTGGATCGATCTCCAAGAAGAACACCTGGTTCATAACCCCCTCCTTGTGGAGATCGAGCGTACCGTAGAACTGCTTTCCGAGAGCTTTTCCCAGACCATGTGGGACCGCGGTGAGAATCGTCCAATTGCTTCGCCACGAAGGCAAAACTTTCATTTTTTTGTATCTGATGCCTTTTCAGGAAGAAAACATTTTAAGTTCGCCGTCCGTGGAACATTGAGTGCAATCGCCTGTTACATGCTTTATATGAGCGTGGGATGGACTGGATTAAATGCATCGATTGCGACTTGTATCCTGACTGCACTTCCCGTAACCGGCGCAGCCAGACACAAACAATTAATGCGCTTCGGCGGTATCGTAATTGGCGCCTGCGTGATTGGCTTTGCCGCACAGGTCACGATTCTTCCACAGATTGATTCCATCCTAAGCTATACGTTCCTTTTCGCTGCAATGATCTCTATCGGCGCCTGGGTCGCAACCTCCGGGCCACGGATTGCATATGCTGGAGTGCAGATTGTATTTGCCTATGAACTCGTCAATCTAGGAAGATTTTCCCTCACTTCGTCTCTGATTCCTGCACGCGATACGGTTCTTGGCATCATGCTGGGCATTGGCGCTATGTGGCTCATCTTTGATCACTTCTGGGATAAATCGGCCACCGAATCGATTCGTGATACGTTGACGGCAACGATTCGGCAGATCGCTGATCTCTCCAAATCGCAACTTGCCGATCCTTCAATTCAAGACAAGATTCTGGAAAGCAACACACGAGACGTGATCCGTAATTTCGACAAGATATGGTCGATGCTCGATGCCTCCCTGTTTGAGCCATATCCCAAGGCACCGTCGGAAGAGATCGTACTGCAACAGGCTAGAAGATATCTGCCTCGACTCCGCGCGCTCCTACTCATTAAGACAGGTCTCATCCATCACGCCATTGCATCGGAAGAGAATGCGCCTGATGCTCTTGCCATCCATGCGATGGCGCTGTCCAGGCAAACCCTGTATCAGCTGGCACAAAAAATAGAGGGGGGAGAAGCATTCTCTCCACTGAACCCAACGCTTCGCCTCGATAGACCCGCATCAGAGACGCAGGGAAACGACGTAACAACAAAACGCCTCACAACCTCTCTCTATGCAATATTGCGCGAGATTCAAATAGCTTAA
- a CDS encoding HlyD family efflux transporter periplasmic adaptor subunit, with protein sequence MNGNTSPTTPITRGTLISAFIVTGAVLTSLLTIYTVTSYPRTDDAEVVANIIGMAPLVAGPVVELPVHDNEFVKKGSLLYKIDDRPYLYALQDALAAQQRLEGDIENESRRISAQVSTVDVANAGRQNAVANETRSDDEIKVSEAAIAQAQASLKQAQADADYAVSNLHRIEPLLVKEFVTPDDVQRARSLADAKTAAVEQARSALALAKGKLLSATAQKQQAIAQLTQANAQVKASSQSVLVLAPLIAQRESRAAAVRLARYNYEQCSVVAPFDARVTNLTISEGEYAKVGQQMFTLIDTRTWWVLANFRETQIQHLQAGTPADIYLMANLHTRLKGYVESVGYGVTPDPDVVGKLSQGLPDVQRTLNWVRLASRYPVRIRITNPPQEILRVGEVAIVGMGPKS encoded by the coding sequence TTGAACGGCAACACATCACCAACGACACCCATCACTCGTGGAACTCTAATTAGCGCTTTTATCGTAACGGGAGCCGTACTAACATCGCTCCTAACCATCTATACCGTCACGAGCTATCCACGCACCGACGATGCCGAGGTCGTAGCCAACATTATCGGCATGGCTCCTCTCGTCGCCGGCCCAGTCGTCGAGTTGCCCGTCCACGATAACGAGTTCGTGAAAAAGGGTAGCCTCCTTTATAAGATCGACGACCGCCCATATCTCTACGCTCTGCAGGACGCGCTGGCTGCACAGCAGCGTCTGGAAGGTGATATTGAAAATGAGAGTCGCCGAATCTCCGCACAGGTAAGCACTGTCGATGTGGCCAATGCCGGCCGGCAGAATGCTGTTGCGAACGAAACGCGTTCCGACGACGAGATCAAGGTCAGCGAAGCTGCCATTGCACAGGCTCAGGCTTCTTTGAAGCAAGCCCAGGCCGACGCAGACTACGCGGTCAGCAATCTTCATCGTATCGAACCGCTACTCGTAAAAGAGTTTGTAACGCCCGATGACGTACAACGCGCTCGGTCATTGGCGGATGCCAAGACCGCCGCGGTCGAACAAGCGCGCTCCGCACTAGCACTTGCAAAAGGGAAGTTGCTTTCGGCGACTGCCCAGAAACAACAGGCCATCGCCCAACTGACACAAGCAAATGCCCAGGTTAAGGCGTCCTCCCAGTCAGTTCTTGTTCTTGCGCCATTGATTGCGCAGCGTGAGAGCAGAGCCGCTGCAGTTCGTCTCGCCCGATACAACTATGAGCAATGCAGTGTTGTAGCCCCGTTCGACGCGCGAGTTACGAATCTAACGATTTCCGAAGGGGAATACGCCAAGGTTGGTCAGCAGATGTTCACCCTGATCGACACACGAACATGGTGGGTGCTTGCCAACTTCCGCGAGACCCAGATTCAGCACCTGCAAGCTGGAACACCTGCGGATATCTACCTTATGGCCAATCTTCATACAAGACTGAAGGGTTATGTCGAGAGCGTGGGTTATGGCGTCACTCCTGATCCCGATGTCGTTGGCAAACTGTCGCAAGGATTACCGGATGTCCAACGGACCCTCAACTGGGTACGACTTGCCTCACGCTACCCCGTTCGCATCCGAATCACGAATCCTCCTCAGGAGATCCTGAGAGTTGGAGAAGTTGCCATTGTAGGGATGGGACCGAAGTCATGA
- a CDS encoding YtcA family lipoprotein produces MSKNTFTPAVSQSILKGLTVSALAVMMLALNGCSFSPSINVLGSYFPAWIICCAVGIGVTAFAHYLFARWKIIEQLWPLALLYPCLIIFVSCSLWLVLFR; encoded by the coding sequence GTGAGCAAGAACACTTTCACTCCAGCTGTGTCCCAATCAATCCTGAAAGGCCTGACCGTGAGCGCTCTCGCGGTCATGATGCTCGCCTTAAACGGTTGTTCCTTCTCTCCATCGATCAACGTGCTGGGTTCATACTTTCCCGCCTGGATCATTTGTTGCGCCGTCGGTATCGGCGTCACTGCATTTGCTCATTACCTTTTTGCGCGCTGGAAGATCATCGAGCAGCTTTGGCCGCTTGCATTACTGTATCCGTGCCTGATCATCTTCGTCAGTTGCAGCCTGTGGCTTGTTCTCTTTCGATAG
- a CDS encoding TolC family protein, with protein MIDIAEDNNPSTHAAWTKARSAAASLGIAKSELYPTVLASAAGRTFLNPPLLYQSFYLQDIGAFETALNLDYTLVDFGARRDEINAAKARLLAANLSFNNEHLVLIQQVSAAYYQLLNAIGLRKAAEVNLRDAQAVEDAVRERKANGLATLPDLLEARAATAKADYELQSTFGDEKSAFGNLATVLTASPTKTFKVQELDNLAIPETMDQTVEDAIEGAYQTRPDLLANIEQVKAADAEIKLARSAYFPKLTFDGSKGWLRAWGQQEKYEGTYGKTYTYDAKLSLTWTVFDGFKRENRLAKAKAERETAVQEVREKEDKVADHVWSDYADAQTALNQRKAAISLLAASDESYSAAVESYKDGVRNILDVLSAERDLAHARAVDVTARTQVLQSFMNLAFRTGSLLTQHPKGNQP; from the coding sequence TTGATCGATATCGCTGAAGACAATAATCCCTCAACACATGCGGCGTGGACAAAAGCACGTTCGGCAGCAGCCTCGTTAGGCATCGCAAAGAGTGAGCTGTATCCGACGGTGCTCGCTTCTGCAGCAGGCAGAACCTTTTTGAATCCACCACTGCTTTATCAATCTTTCTACCTTCAAGATATTGGAGCGTTCGAAACAGCGCTCAACCTCGACTACACCCTTGTTGACTTCGGAGCACGAAGAGATGAGATCAATGCAGCGAAGGCGCGACTGCTGGCAGCAAATCTCAGCTTCAACAATGAGCACTTGGTGCTGATCCAGCAGGTGTCGGCGGCGTATTATCAGCTGCTCAACGCGATTGGTCTGCGGAAAGCGGCAGAGGTCAATCTTCGTGACGCGCAAGCCGTGGAGGATGCCGTTCGTGAACGCAAGGCAAATGGGTTGGCGACTCTCCCCGATTTGTTGGAAGCGCGAGCCGCAACAGCTAAGGCAGACTACGAACTGCAGAGCACCTTCGGGGATGAAAAGTCTGCTTTTGGGAATCTAGCAACCGTGCTGACTGCTTCTCCCACCAAAACATTCAAGGTCCAGGAGCTGGATAACCTTGCCATCCCAGAGACAATGGACCAGACAGTGGAAGATGCGATCGAAGGCGCCTACCAGACGCGTCCCGACCTGCTAGCTAATATCGAGCAAGTAAAGGCAGCTGACGCGGAGATCAAACTGGCACGGTCTGCATACTTTCCCAAGCTGACGTTCGACGGCTCAAAAGGCTGGCTTCGCGCCTGGGGACAGCAGGAAAAATATGAAGGGACCTATGGCAAGACCTACACGTACGATGCAAAGCTTAGCCTTACGTGGACTGTCTTCGACGGCTTCAAACGAGAGAACCGTCTGGCAAAAGCAAAGGCCGAGCGCGAAACCGCAGTCCAGGAAGTACGCGAGAAGGAAGACAAAGTCGCTGATCACGTATGGAGCGATTACGCAGACGCACAGACAGCCCTGAACCAGAGGAAGGCAGCAATCTCGTTGCTGGCCGCCTCGGACGAGTCTTATTCGGCCGCGGTCGAATCGTACAAAGACGGAGTCCGCAACATCTTGGACGTGCTCTCCGCAGAGCGCGACCTCGCCCACGCCAGAGCTGTCGATGTCACGGCGCGCACACAGGTGCTTCAGTCCTTTATGAATCTGGCTTTCAGAACCGGCTCTCTGCTGACACAACATCCCAAAGGCAACCAACCGTGA
- a CDS encoding AraC family transcriptional regulator has protein sequence MDSEGNHWGKPFVDITSDHLLVGTDSEIQSDHGDEPLHRGESARLWRHVNLYEVELFHGSYQKYQFAKHFHRVPAIGVVDRGAMSTYCRRENHVVGTGTVLLLNPGDVHAPAPAGTSGWSFRMFYLDPSFLATISPDGQREIPRFVAPFVHDRELANKLFRLHVAMESKGQRLEFEDTFVSILLDLTQRYAESPSSSASVKQDRSVIGMALQYLETNYHRNLSLADLANLSAYGSSHFLRLFRETVGLTPHAYLTQLRVERGMSLLQSGLSIVEIANCLGFVDQSHFTKSFKKILGVTPGRYASCFA, from the coding sequence ATGGATTCTGAGGGGAATCATTGGGGTAAGCCCTTTGTTGACATCACTTCCGACCACCTCCTGGTAGGAACCGACTCTGAAATACAGTCTGATCATGGTGACGAACCGCTCCATCGTGGAGAGAGTGCGCGCCTCTGGAGGCATGTAAACCTTTATGAGGTTGAACTCTTTCATGGTTCCTATCAGAAATACCAATTTGCAAAACACTTTCATCGTGTTCCCGCGATTGGCGTAGTTGATCGCGGAGCCATGAGCACTTACTGCCGACGCGAAAATCATGTTGTCGGAACGGGAACCGTACTGCTCTTGAATCCCGGCGACGTGCATGCTCCCGCACCTGCAGGGACATCGGGCTGGAGCTTCCGGATGTTTTATCTAGATCCGTCTTTTCTGGCGACGATATCGCCAGACGGTCAGCGGGAGATTCCACGCTTCGTGGCCCCGTTTGTTCACGATCGTGAGCTTGCGAACAAACTATTCCGACTTCATGTGGCAATGGAATCGAAGGGTCAGCGGCTCGAATTCGAAGACACCTTTGTCTCCATTCTACTTGATCTGACACAGCGATATGCCGAATCGCCATCTTCCTCCGCGTCGGTCAAGCAGGATCGTTCCGTAATTGGGATGGCGTTGCAATACTTGGAAACGAACTATCATCGCAATCTGAGTCTCGCAGATCTGGCCAATCTCTCCGCGTATGGTTCATCACATTTTCTGAGGCTCTTCCGGGAGACGGTTGGCCTCACGCCTCATGCGTACTTGACCCAGCTTCGTGTGGAGCGTGGGATGTCTCTTCTTCAGTCCGGCCTGTCGATCGTTGAGATCGCCAACTGCTTGGGGTTTGTGGATCAAAGTCACTTTACGAAGAGCTTCAAAAAGATTCTTGGCGTGACGCCTGGCAGATATGCGAGTTGCTTTGCCTGA